The following are encoded together in the Labrus mixtus chromosome 2, fLabMix1.1, whole genome shotgun sequence genome:
- the LOC132993024 gene encoding B-cell receptor CD22-like isoform X1 has translation MRGAAMSLKAAVSGLVIFLLSVSVVKGEDTWGVTHSSAQICAVKGSTVEIPCTYTYPSRLNEDDNTDVETFWYTKKNDNQFVDVKTDPDYSGRVEYLFHENVCTLRIKNLRERDSAVYKFMFTTNQPGGSLTGGEGVTLSITDLQVQVETKRNQAELKCYSSCNVADNPSYVWYRNEKEMTAETSSIRVSLYDHDKYSCSVKGQEDYRSPEVYAPKLLSVSVSPSAEIEKGSSVTLTCSSDANPAATFKWYKRYQTPQYRREGAQLVFNYIRPSASGEYYCEAENKLGRKRSGYVSINVKYAPSVCSASVSPAGEIRENSRVTVTCSCDANPAPEYTWYQKYGRELSKESELVFSSVQSSDSGWYYCAAKNDLGESSSGYVKVEVKYAPKLPSVSLSPSAEIVEGSSVTLTCSSDANPEPEYTWYKKKSYWDQTLIKNKHLVFSSVQSSDSGEFYCTAVNTVGSQKSKSISIDVKYSPKLPSVSLSPSAEIVEGSSVTLTCSSDANPAANYTWFKEDEDSPTASGQIFTISNFSADHSGRYYCEAQNTRGRHNSTLHLLVVAGNSTFIIHIIKWTLLLFMLISLLLLTLWTSWMLCMRTCQPSLQHRQKTQRSRNTCCEVQSDAVEPDAGLTVESEAVEDVGEVETLTFSSRKLTTAWSREFRR, from the exons ATGAGAGGAGCAGCTATGAGTTTGAAAGCAGCAGTGAGTGGATTGGTTatcttccttctctctgtgtcag TGGTGAAGGGAGAGGATACCTGGGGAGTGACTCACTCTTCTGCTCAGATCTGTGCCGTCAAAGGATCAACAGTGGAGATACCCTGCACCTACACATACCCATCCAGACTAAATGAGGATGATAACACAGATGTTGAAACTTTCTGGTACACTAAAAAGAATGATAATCAATTTGTAGATGTGAAAACAGACCCAGACTACTCAGGTCGTGTTGAGTATCTTTTTCATGAGAACGTCTGCACTCTGAGAATCAaaaacctgagagagagagactcagctGTTTACAAGTTCATGTTCACAACAAACCAACCAGGAGGAAGTTTAACTGGTGGTGAAGGAGTCACTTTGTCCATCACAG ACCTTCAGGTGCAGGTGGAAACAAAAAGGAATCAGGCAGAGCTGaagtgttacagcagctgtaatGTGGCTGATAATCCTTCATATGTCTGgtacagaaatgaaaaagaaatgactGCAGAGACGTCTTCTATTAGAGTCTCTTTATATGATCATGACAAGTATTCCTGCTCTGTTAAAGGACAAGAGGATTACCGCTCTCCTGAAGTGT ATGCTCCAAagcttctctctgtgtcagtgAGTCCCTCTGCTGAGATAGAGAAGGGCAGTTCAGTGACTCTGACCTGTAGCAGTGATGCTAACCCAGCAGCTACTTTTAAATGGTACAAGAGATATCAGACCCCTCAATACCGTCGTGAAGGAGCTCAGCTGGTCTTCAACTACATTCGACCCTCGGCCTCTGGAGAGTATTACTGTGAAGCTGAGAACAAGCTGGGGAGGAAGAGGTCTGGATACGTCTCTATCAATGTGAAAT ATGCTCCATCAGTTTGTTCAGCGTCTGTGAGTCCTGCTGGTGAAATCAGAGAGAACAGTAGAGTGACTGTGACCTGTAGCTGTGATGCTAACCCAGCACCTGAATACACCTGGTACCAGAAGTACGGTCGTGAACTCAGTAAAGAATCAGAGCTCGtcttcagctcagttcagtccTCTGACTCTGGATGGTATTACTGTGCAGCTAAGAATGATCTGGGGGAGAGCTCATCTGGATACGTCAAAGTTGAAGTGAAAT ATGCTCCAAAACTTCCCTCTGTGTCACTGAGTCCCTCTGCTGAGATAGTGGAGGGCAGTTCAGTGACTCTGACCTGTAGCAGTGATGCTAACCCAGAACCTGAATACACCTGGTACAAGAAGAAGTCATATTGGGATCAAacactcattaaaaacaaacacctcgTCTTCAGCTCCGTCCAGTCGTCTGACTCTGGAGAGTTTTACTGTACAGCTGTGAACACGGTGGGAAGTCAGAAATCTAAATCCATCTCTATTGATGTGAAAT ATTCTCCAAAACTTCCCTCTGTGTCACTGAGTCCCTCTGCTGAGATAGTGGAGGGCAGTTCAGTGACTCTGACCTGTAGCAGTGATGCTAACCCAGCAGCTAATTACACCTGGTTCAAGGAGGATGAAGACTCACCGACAGCTTCAGGACAGATCTTCACCATCTCTAACTTCAGTGCTGATCACAGTGGGAGATATTACTGTGAAGCTCAGAACACAAGAGGACGTCATAACTCCACCTTACATCTACTTGTTGTGGCAG GGAACTCAACATTCATAATACATATCATCAAGTGGActctgctgctcttcatgtTGATTTCTCTGCTTCTCCTGACTCTGTGGACGAG TTGGATGTTGTGTATGAGAACGTGTCAGCCGTCActgcagcacagacagaagACACAGAGGAGCAGGAACACATGCTGTGAAGTCCAGTCAG ATGCAGTTGAACCAGATGCAGGACTCACTGTGGAGAGTGAGGCTGTGGAGGATGTGGGGGAAGTGGAAACATTGACCTTCAGCAGCAGGAAGTTAACAACAGCATGGAGCAGAGAGTTTAggagatga
- the LOC132993024 gene encoding B-cell receptor CD22-like isoform X2: MRGAAMSLKAAVSGLVIFLLSVSVVKGEDTWGVTHSSAQICAVKGSTVEIPCTYTYPSRLNEDDNTDVETFWYTKKNDNQFVDVKTDPDYSGRVEYLFHENVCTLRIKNLRERDSAVYKFMFTTNQPGGSLTGGEGVTLSITDLQVQVETKRNQAELKCYSSCNVADNPSYVWYRNEKEMTAETSSIRVSLYDHDKYSCSVKGQEDYRSPEVYAPKLLSVSVSPSAEIEKGSSVTLTCSSDANPAATFKWYKRYQTPQYRREGAQLVFNYIRPSASGEYYCEAENKLGRKRSGYVSINVKYAPSVCSASVSPAGEIRENSRVTVTCSCDANPAPEYTWYQKYGRELSKESELVFSSVQSSDSGWYYCAAKNDLGESSSGYVKVEVKYAPKLPSVSLSPSAEIVEGSSVTLTCSSDANPEPEYTWYKKKSYWDQTLIKNKHLVFSSVQSSDSGEFYCTAVNTVGSQKSKSISIDVKYSPKLPSVSLSPSAEIVEGSSVTLTCSSDANPAANYTWFKEDEDSPTASGQIFTISNFSADHSGRYYCEAQNTRGRHNSTLHLLVVAGNSTFIIHIIKWTLLLFMLISLLLLTLWTSWMLCMRTCQPSLQHRQKTQRSRNTCCEVQSDAGLTVESEAVEDVGEVETLTFSSRKLTTAWSREFRR, translated from the exons ATGAGAGGAGCAGCTATGAGTTTGAAAGCAGCAGTGAGTGGATTGGTTatcttccttctctctgtgtcag TGGTGAAGGGAGAGGATACCTGGGGAGTGACTCACTCTTCTGCTCAGATCTGTGCCGTCAAAGGATCAACAGTGGAGATACCCTGCACCTACACATACCCATCCAGACTAAATGAGGATGATAACACAGATGTTGAAACTTTCTGGTACACTAAAAAGAATGATAATCAATTTGTAGATGTGAAAACAGACCCAGACTACTCAGGTCGTGTTGAGTATCTTTTTCATGAGAACGTCTGCACTCTGAGAATCAaaaacctgagagagagagactcagctGTTTACAAGTTCATGTTCACAACAAACCAACCAGGAGGAAGTTTAACTGGTGGTGAAGGAGTCACTTTGTCCATCACAG ACCTTCAGGTGCAGGTGGAAACAAAAAGGAATCAGGCAGAGCTGaagtgttacagcagctgtaatGTGGCTGATAATCCTTCATATGTCTGgtacagaaatgaaaaagaaatgactGCAGAGACGTCTTCTATTAGAGTCTCTTTATATGATCATGACAAGTATTCCTGCTCTGTTAAAGGACAAGAGGATTACCGCTCTCCTGAAGTGT ATGCTCCAAagcttctctctgtgtcagtgAGTCCCTCTGCTGAGATAGAGAAGGGCAGTTCAGTGACTCTGACCTGTAGCAGTGATGCTAACCCAGCAGCTACTTTTAAATGGTACAAGAGATATCAGACCCCTCAATACCGTCGTGAAGGAGCTCAGCTGGTCTTCAACTACATTCGACCCTCGGCCTCTGGAGAGTATTACTGTGAAGCTGAGAACAAGCTGGGGAGGAAGAGGTCTGGATACGTCTCTATCAATGTGAAAT ATGCTCCATCAGTTTGTTCAGCGTCTGTGAGTCCTGCTGGTGAAATCAGAGAGAACAGTAGAGTGACTGTGACCTGTAGCTGTGATGCTAACCCAGCACCTGAATACACCTGGTACCAGAAGTACGGTCGTGAACTCAGTAAAGAATCAGAGCTCGtcttcagctcagttcagtccTCTGACTCTGGATGGTATTACTGTGCAGCTAAGAATGATCTGGGGGAGAGCTCATCTGGATACGTCAAAGTTGAAGTGAAAT ATGCTCCAAAACTTCCCTCTGTGTCACTGAGTCCCTCTGCTGAGATAGTGGAGGGCAGTTCAGTGACTCTGACCTGTAGCAGTGATGCTAACCCAGAACCTGAATACACCTGGTACAAGAAGAAGTCATATTGGGATCAAacactcattaaaaacaaacacctcgTCTTCAGCTCCGTCCAGTCGTCTGACTCTGGAGAGTTTTACTGTACAGCTGTGAACACGGTGGGAAGTCAGAAATCTAAATCCATCTCTATTGATGTGAAAT ATTCTCCAAAACTTCCCTCTGTGTCACTGAGTCCCTCTGCTGAGATAGTGGAGGGCAGTTCAGTGACTCTGACCTGTAGCAGTGATGCTAACCCAGCAGCTAATTACACCTGGTTCAAGGAGGATGAAGACTCACCGACAGCTTCAGGACAGATCTTCACCATCTCTAACTTCAGTGCTGATCACAGTGGGAGATATTACTGTGAAGCTCAGAACACAAGAGGACGTCATAACTCCACCTTACATCTACTTGTTGTGGCAG GGAACTCAACATTCATAATACATATCATCAAGTGGActctgctgctcttcatgtTGATTTCTCTGCTTCTCCTGACTCTGTGGACGAG TTGGATGTTGTGTATGAGAACGTGTCAGCCGTCActgcagcacagacagaagACACAGAGGAGCAGGAACACATGCTGTGAAGTCCAGTCAG ATGCAGGACTCACTGTGGAGAGTGAGGCTGTGGAGGATGTGGGGGAAGTGGAAACATTGACCTTCAGCAGCAGGAAGTTAACAACAGCATGGAGCAGAGAGTTTAggagatga
- the LOC132993024 gene encoding B-cell receptor CD22-like isoform X3: MRGAAMSLKAAVSGLVIFLLSVSVVKGEDTWGVTHSSAQICAVKGSTVEIPCTYTYPSRLNEDDNTDVETFWYTKKNDNQFVDVKTDPDYSGRVEYLFHENVCTLRIKNLRERDSAVYKFMFTTNQPGGSLTGGEGVTLSITDLQVQVETKRNQAELKCYSSCNVADNPSYVWYRNEKEMTAETSSIRVSLYDHDKYSCSVKGQEDYRSPEVYAPKLLSVSVSPSAEIEKGSSVTLTCSSDANPAATFKWYKRYQTPQYRREGAQLVFNYIRPSASGEYYCEAENKLGRKRSGYVSINVKYAPSVCSASVSPAGEIRENSRVTVTCSCDANPAPEYTWYQKYGRELSKESELVFSSVQSSDSGWYYCAAKNDLGESSSGYVKVEVKYAPKLPSVSLSPSAEIVEGSSVTLTCSSDANPEPEYTWYKKKSYWDQTLIKNKHLVFSSVQSSDSGEFYCTAVNTVGSQKSKSISIDVKYSPKLPSVSLSPSAEIVEGSSVTLTCSSDANPAANYTWFKEDEDSPTASGQIFTISNFSADHSGRYYCEAQNTRGRHNSTLHLLVVAGNSTFIIHIIKWTLLLFMLISLLLLTLWTRKKKTLSSTTEPNEPAEMIELDVVYENVSAVTAAQTEDTEEQEHML, translated from the exons ATGAGAGGAGCAGCTATGAGTTTGAAAGCAGCAGTGAGTGGATTGGTTatcttccttctctctgtgtcag TGGTGAAGGGAGAGGATACCTGGGGAGTGACTCACTCTTCTGCTCAGATCTGTGCCGTCAAAGGATCAACAGTGGAGATACCCTGCACCTACACATACCCATCCAGACTAAATGAGGATGATAACACAGATGTTGAAACTTTCTGGTACACTAAAAAGAATGATAATCAATTTGTAGATGTGAAAACAGACCCAGACTACTCAGGTCGTGTTGAGTATCTTTTTCATGAGAACGTCTGCACTCTGAGAATCAaaaacctgagagagagagactcagctGTTTACAAGTTCATGTTCACAACAAACCAACCAGGAGGAAGTTTAACTGGTGGTGAAGGAGTCACTTTGTCCATCACAG ACCTTCAGGTGCAGGTGGAAACAAAAAGGAATCAGGCAGAGCTGaagtgttacagcagctgtaatGTGGCTGATAATCCTTCATATGTCTGgtacagaaatgaaaaagaaatgactGCAGAGACGTCTTCTATTAGAGTCTCTTTATATGATCATGACAAGTATTCCTGCTCTGTTAAAGGACAAGAGGATTACCGCTCTCCTGAAGTGT ATGCTCCAAagcttctctctgtgtcagtgAGTCCCTCTGCTGAGATAGAGAAGGGCAGTTCAGTGACTCTGACCTGTAGCAGTGATGCTAACCCAGCAGCTACTTTTAAATGGTACAAGAGATATCAGACCCCTCAATACCGTCGTGAAGGAGCTCAGCTGGTCTTCAACTACATTCGACCCTCGGCCTCTGGAGAGTATTACTGTGAAGCTGAGAACAAGCTGGGGAGGAAGAGGTCTGGATACGTCTCTATCAATGTGAAAT ATGCTCCATCAGTTTGTTCAGCGTCTGTGAGTCCTGCTGGTGAAATCAGAGAGAACAGTAGAGTGACTGTGACCTGTAGCTGTGATGCTAACCCAGCACCTGAATACACCTGGTACCAGAAGTACGGTCGTGAACTCAGTAAAGAATCAGAGCTCGtcttcagctcagttcagtccTCTGACTCTGGATGGTATTACTGTGCAGCTAAGAATGATCTGGGGGAGAGCTCATCTGGATACGTCAAAGTTGAAGTGAAAT ATGCTCCAAAACTTCCCTCTGTGTCACTGAGTCCCTCTGCTGAGATAGTGGAGGGCAGTTCAGTGACTCTGACCTGTAGCAGTGATGCTAACCCAGAACCTGAATACACCTGGTACAAGAAGAAGTCATATTGGGATCAAacactcattaaaaacaaacacctcgTCTTCAGCTCCGTCCAGTCGTCTGACTCTGGAGAGTTTTACTGTACAGCTGTGAACACGGTGGGAAGTCAGAAATCTAAATCCATCTCTATTGATGTGAAAT ATTCTCCAAAACTTCCCTCTGTGTCACTGAGTCCCTCTGCTGAGATAGTGGAGGGCAGTTCAGTGACTCTGACCTGTAGCAGTGATGCTAACCCAGCAGCTAATTACACCTGGTTCAAGGAGGATGAAGACTCACCGACAGCTTCAGGACAGATCTTCACCATCTCTAACTTCAGTGCTGATCACAGTGGGAGATATTACTGTGAAGCTCAGAACACAAGAGGACGTCATAACTCCACCTTACATCTACTTGTTGTGGCAG GGAACTCAACATTCATAATACATATCATCAAGTGGActctgctgctcttcatgtTGATTTCTCTGCTTCTCCTGACTCTGTGGACGAG aaagaagaaaactctGAGCTCCACCACTGAACCAAATGAACCTGCAGAGATGAtcgag TTGGATGTTGTGTATGAGAACGTGTCAGCCGTCActgcagcacagacagaagACACAGAGGAGCAGGAACACATGCTGTGA